A single region of the Marinobacter salinus genome encodes:
- the flgA gene encoding flagellar basal body P-ring formation chaperone FlgA, with amino-acid sequence MRTTIYALTLLMSSFSAFAGTELTATQVHEAAVGFLEIFAKQQAANGYKVSFETGSIDDRLSLAHCLNPLSVEFTGDPWKSTRPSLQVACESERPWRLFVTASVSITGPALVAARPLTRGERVTKDMVTTDTVVINATRRGIMRQAQDVVGMEVRRPVNSGSLITPDLLAAPDAVERGDHVIITAKSGSFSVSTRGKALASASVGEQVLVENLVSARTVKANVVAPGRVEIPM; translated from the coding sequence ATGCGCACCACCATTTACGCCCTAACCCTGCTAATGTCTAGCTTCAGCGCATTCGCCGGAACAGAACTAACCGCAACCCAGGTCCACGAAGCGGCGGTTGGATTTCTTGAGATTTTTGCCAAACAGCAGGCCGCGAACGGCTACAAGGTATCCTTCGAAACAGGCAGTATCGACGACAGGCTGTCACTGGCACATTGCCTAAACCCACTCTCGGTTGAATTCACGGGTGACCCCTGGAAAAGCACGCGCCCCTCGCTTCAGGTTGCCTGCGAGAGTGAACGACCCTGGCGCCTGTTTGTGACCGCATCGGTTTCCATAACCGGGCCTGCCCTTGTTGCTGCGCGCCCGCTTACCCGGGGAGAGCGTGTGACGAAAGACATGGTGACAACAGACACGGTTGTAATCAACGCCACCCGGCGCGGAATTATGCGCCAGGCACAGGACGTGGTAGGCATGGAAGTTCGGCGGCCGGTCAATTCCGGCTCACTGATTACACCGGACCTTCTGGCAGCCCCTGACGCTGTCGAAAGGGGCGACCATGTTATCATTACCGCAAAGAGTGGCTCATTCTCGGTGAGTACGCGCGGCAAGGCGCTGGCAAGTGCGTCTGTCGGTGAGCAGGTGTTGGTTGAAAACCTTGTTTCCGCCAGGACTGTTAAGGCAAATGTTGTGGCTCCGGGCCGGGTAGAGATTCCCATGTAA
- the flgM gene encoding flagellar biosynthesis anti-sigma factor FlgM, which yields MSVDLNGIGPGQVNTQRTTADKATGTQAAQPATDQQAKSQAQGARGENVSLSSQAKNLKQLEQKLGDFPEMDDDRIAEIRSALENGTYKVDAEKLAQKMLEMDESIFG from the coding sequence ATGTCAGTTGACTTAAATGGAATTGGCCCAGGCCAGGTCAACACCCAGCGGACCACGGCCGACAAGGCAACGGGCACCCAGGCTGCCCAGCCGGCAACCGACCAACAGGCAAAATCCCAAGCGCAGGGCGCACGGGGAGAGAACGTCAGCCTGAGCAGTCAGGCCAAGAACCTTAAACAGCTTGAACAGAAGCTGGGTGACTTTCCGGAGATGGATGACGATCGGATTGCCGAAATCCGGTCAGCTCTGGAGAATGGCACTTATAAGGTGGACGCAGAGAAGCTGGCCCAGAAAATGCTTGAGATGGATGAAAGCATTTTCGGGTGA
- a CDS encoding flagella synthesis protein FlgN — protein MAPIDELKHALSQDVQQLQELEDILLKEKTCLASSDIRALDALTAEKNQLLSEIRERAKQKIRTLVAMGYRPDSGEPSRFIRSAGLTELYSLWKEADVKMSVCQTLNHNNGRIMSHLQKRLSRLTDIFRGATAQQKLYGAKGEHTSVSSRTILASA, from the coding sequence ATGGCTCCAATTGATGAACTGAAACACGCTCTTTCTCAGGATGTCCAGCAACTGCAAGAACTGGAGGACATCCTTCTCAAGGAGAAAACCTGCCTGGCATCGTCAGATATACGCGCACTGGATGCTCTGACCGCCGAAAAAAATCAATTGCTGAGCGAGATCCGCGAACGGGCGAAACAGAAAATTCGTACGCTTGTTGCTATGGGCTACCGACCGGATAGCGGGGAGCCCTCACGCTTTATTCGCAGCGCAGGCCTGACCGAACTCTACAGCCTCTGGAAAGAGGCAGATGTCAAAATGTCGGTGTGCCAGACACTCAACCATAATAACGGTCGAATCATGAGCCACCTTCAGAAACGGCTCTCCCGCCTTACAGATATTTTTCGGGGCGCAACCGCCCAGCAAAAGCTTTATGGTGCAAAAGGAGAACACACGTCGGTATCAAGCCGGACCATTCTTGCGAGCGCCTGA
- a CDS encoding pilus assembly protein PilB, whose product MRVRQGFEEKSRLGRLLINRGYLSEVQLEEGLNLQRETGQRLGEVFIQCGWVTEKELYRVLKHQARYRNTAALVTMVALPFQPLVSFAASNNAEAARASDPAGELFEAGGLAPLTEDELSEVSGQADPGLLQRVASVSAMVPGTTDESQESSVDVIEGIKLTAHIFVPVLNFLDSDLTISGVHYRDGEPSYSVRKDGALMLAFPERIEEIRMDNIRVSGNHSPSMGNVSINDVRFHPDSRITIYTR is encoded by the coding sequence GTGAGAGTCCGCCAAGGATTTGAAGAAAAATCACGGCTAGGACGATTGTTAATCAATCGTGGGTATCTTTCAGAGGTTCAGTTGGAAGAAGGGCTTAACCTCCAGAGAGAAACCGGTCAACGTCTGGGTGAAGTGTTTATCCAGTGCGGCTGGGTCACGGAGAAAGAGTTATATCGGGTCCTTAAACATCAGGCCCGGTACCGCAATACGGCAGCGTTGGTAACCATGGTTGCCCTACCTTTTCAGCCTTTGGTGAGCTTCGCGGCCAGCAACAACGCCGAGGCCGCGCGGGCGAGCGATCCGGCAGGTGAGCTTTTTGAGGCCGGTGGCCTGGCCCCGTTGACTGAGGACGAGCTCTCAGAAGTATCCGGCCAGGCTGATCCGGGTCTGCTGCAACGGGTTGCGAGTGTCTCGGCAATGGTTCCCGGTACAACGGATGAGAGTCAGGAATCGTCGGTCGATGTGATTGAAGGTATTAAACTCACTGCTCACATCTTCGTGCCGGTGCTGAACTTTCTTGATTCCGATCTCACGATTTCCGGAGTCCATTACCGCGATGGAGAGCCGAGCTACAGTGTTCGGAAGGACGGCGCGCTCATGCTGGCTTTTCCGGAGCGTATTGAGGAAATCCGGATGGACAACATACGGGTCAGCGGGAATCATTCCCCGTCAATGGGCAATGTGAGCATCAACGACGTCCGGTTCCATCCCGATTCCAGGATAACTATCTACACACGATGA
- a CDS encoding peptidylprolyl isomerase — MTNTVKTMRNVIPALILALTVLVPTTSAWAEPVNKPSSAALPQVRVVTSAGAFELQLRPDVAPETVRNFLEYVRSGFYDGTVFHRVIPGFMIQGGGFTSELSRKSTRAPIANEASPTLPNLRGTISMARTNAPDSATSQFFINVVDNPFLDKGVRGAGYAVFGKVTDGLGVIDTIANSKTGYSGGMADVPLDPIMIQSVSVLESAK, encoded by the coding sequence ATGACAAATACGGTAAAAACAATGCGTAATGTGATCCCTGCCCTGATTCTGGCGCTTACAGTCTTGGTGCCGACAACATCCGCCTGGGCAGAACCCGTAAATAAGCCCTCATCTGCGGCCCTGCCCCAAGTGAGGGTTGTAACCAGCGCGGGCGCATTTGAACTGCAACTGCGGCCAGACGTAGCACCCGAAACCGTCAGAAACTTCCTCGAGTATGTCCGGAGCGGCTTCTATGATGGGACCGTGTTTCATCGCGTCATACCCGGATTCATGATTCAAGGTGGCGGATTCACGTCAGAACTGTCCCGGAAATCAACCCGCGCGCCCATAGCTAATGAGGCCAGTCCCACCCTGCCCAACCTCCGCGGCACCATTTCCATGGCCCGCACCAATGCTCCGGACTCCGCCACCTCCCAGTTTTTTATCAACGTCGTTGATAACCCATTCCTGGATAAAGGTGTCAGGGGCGCCGGTTATGCTGTGTTCGGCAAGGTAACGGATGGGTTGGGGGTGATTGATACCATTGCCAACTCGAAAACCGGATATTCCGGCGGAATGGCCGATGTACCTCTTGACCCCATAATGATTCAAAGTGTCTCCGTTCTGGAGTCCGCCAAATAG
- the mnmC gene encoding bifunctional tRNA (5-methylaminomethyl-2-thiouridine)(34)-methyltransferase MnmD/FAD-dependent 5-carboxymethylaminomethyl-2-thiouridine(34) oxidoreductase MnmC, with protein MASPNLPPQIEPAEVKWKNGVPESVRFGDVYFSREDGLKETRYVFLQPNHLAERFAEVRPGGQFVIAETGFGTGLNFLAAWQAWNGQKPDCTATLHFISVERFPLTRDDLIHALDLWPELADLATELIENYPPLVKGAHRLVLGGGQVRLTLYFGDVLEAWQALEFNADAWFLDGFAPARNPEMWLDRAIAQVRAHSRPGSTLATFTSVGRIRRSLAAVGFKVHKTRGFGRKRDMLSGLLENTCEPMPPGGSDTIAVIGAGIAGCLLARNLADRGTPVTLVDTASHQGTAASGNRQGAMYVKLGVEFNDQTELGLTSLLFSQRFYARYRDQCWHPTGLLQLAWSAQEADRQRRFLERNAYPAEIFYPVDRDEASRLTGVQTQSGGLWFPGNGWLEPARLCKVLTDHPLITRVFNFEVGRLLPLNGKWQLSGPGGSDISAHRIVICAGHQSPALIPLNGAYRLKSIRGQVTHLPDTSLQTPKAVVCGTRYLNPSDNGIAVTGATFDLRDDNPETTPESHHENLTELQSMLPGSLSREAPLTELSEQVEGKVAFRCTTHDYQPVAGKLCDIEGNELTGVYLLTGLGSKGLTYAPLLAEYLADELSGQPACLPKRLGQRVGTRRIHKPDTLSS; from the coding sequence ATGGCAAGTCCTAATCTTCCGCCGCAGATTGAGCCCGCCGAGGTCAAATGGAAGAACGGTGTCCCGGAGTCAGTCAGATTTGGAGACGTCTATTTCAGTCGTGAAGATGGGCTCAAGGAAACCCGCTATGTCTTTCTGCAACCCAATCATCTGGCAGAGCGCTTTGCCGAGGTCCGCCCTGGGGGACAGTTTGTTATAGCGGAAACCGGTTTCGGTACCGGGCTGAACTTCCTGGCAGCATGGCAGGCCTGGAACGGACAGAAACCGGATTGTACGGCGACACTGCATTTTATTTCTGTAGAGCGATTCCCCCTTACCCGCGACGACCTGATTCATGCCCTGGACCTCTGGCCCGAATTGGCGGATTTGGCAACAGAACTCATTGAAAATTACCCGCCACTTGTAAAGGGCGCTCATCGTCTGGTGCTTGGGGGTGGCCAGGTTCGGCTCACGCTGTACTTCGGTGATGTTCTGGAGGCCTGGCAGGCTCTTGAATTTAACGCTGACGCCTGGTTTCTCGACGGCTTTGCGCCCGCCCGCAACCCGGAAATGTGGCTTGATCGGGCCATTGCACAGGTTCGGGCCCACAGCAGGCCCGGTTCGACCCTGGCCACTTTTACTTCAGTCGGCCGGATACGACGGTCGCTCGCCGCTGTTGGTTTCAAGGTTCATAAAACCAGAGGCTTTGGCCGGAAAAGGGACATGCTGAGTGGCCTGCTAGAGAATACATGCGAGCCCATGCCTCCGGGAGGTTCCGATACGATTGCGGTCATTGGGGCCGGCATTGCCGGCTGCCTGCTGGCACGTAATCTGGCCGACCGTGGCACCCCGGTCACGCTTGTGGATACCGCCAGCCATCAAGGGACAGCGGCCTCAGGTAATCGCCAGGGAGCAATGTACGTAAAGCTTGGGGTGGAGTTCAATGATCAGACCGAACTAGGGCTGACATCCCTGCTGTTCAGCCAACGCTTCTACGCCCGGTATCGCGACCAATGCTGGCACCCTACTGGCCTCCTCCAACTGGCCTGGAGTGCCCAGGAAGCGGATCGTCAGCGGCGGTTTCTGGAACGAAACGCGTACCCGGCAGAAATCTTTTACCCGGTGGACCGGGACGAAGCGAGCCGGTTAACCGGGGTCCAGACACAAAGCGGAGGCCTCTGGTTTCCGGGCAACGGATGGCTGGAACCCGCCAGGCTCTGTAAAGTGCTTACAGACCATCCCCTGATCACCCGGGTGTTCAACTTCGAGGTCGGTCGCCTGCTGCCCCTTAACGGTAAGTGGCAGTTATCGGGGCCGGGAGGATCTGACATTAGCGCGCACCGAATTGTGATATGCGCAGGACACCAATCCCCGGCACTGATCCCGCTTAATGGCGCATATCGGCTCAAAAGCATTCGCGGGCAGGTCACTCATCTTCCAGATACATCGCTGCAGACGCCGAAGGCGGTCGTTTGCGGAACCCGGTATCTGAATCCGTCGGACAACGGCATAGCGGTCACCGGTGCCACCTTCGATCTGAGGGACGATAATCCCGAAACGACACCGGAAAGCCATCACGAAAACCTGACCGAGTTGCAGTCCATGTTGCCCGGCTCCCTGAGCCGGGAAGCCCCCCTTACCGAGTTATCCGAACAGGTCGAAGGGAAAGTCGCGTTCCGTTGCACGACCCATGACTACCAACCCGTAGCGGGAAAGCTGTGTGACATTGAGGGAAATGAACTGACGGGTGTCTACCTCTTGACGGGGTTAGGTAGCAAAGGCCTCACCTATGCGCCGTTACTTGCGGAGTACCTCGCAGACGAATTGTCTGGACAGCCCGCCTGCTTACCCAAACGATTGGGGCAGCGAGTCGGGACCCGCCGTATCCACAAGCCGGATACCCTATCGTCGTAA
- a CDS encoding CBS domain-containing protein, with translation MSIFVSEPGRPVGTRLPEAFRGRRVGDVTELTESHPISTSHSDATDAEFQQAAQSGRHRALEEYGEAAAGEPKEQRPYLPVSRICSPTLYSLAASATVSDALTTMDEHGVQHIVITADNNVAGLVDRRWFLAWLHKQQVSGLNQSLVHIELPAFLTTSPETDAHQLARLLLAHQLNAALVIDSSGQPAGIVTSTDYLRLYASAGRHEGIV, from the coding sequence ATGTCTATTTTTGTCAGTGAACCCGGGAGGCCAGTAGGTACCCGGCTACCGGAAGCTTTTCGGGGGCGGCGTGTCGGGGACGTCACAGAGCTGACAGAAAGCCACCCTATCAGCACCAGCCACAGCGACGCTACGGACGCCGAGTTCCAGCAAGCAGCGCAGTCCGGCCGCCACAGGGCACTTGAGGAGTATGGTGAGGCTGCAGCCGGAGAGCCGAAAGAGCAACGCCCCTATTTGCCAGTTTCCAGGATTTGTTCTCCCACCCTGTACAGCCTTGCTGCCTCGGCAACCGTTTCTGACGCCCTGACCACGATGGATGAGCACGGTGTGCAGCACATTGTCATTACGGCTGACAACAACGTTGCCGGGCTCGTGGATCGGCGCTGGTTTCTGGCATGGCTTCACAAACAACAGGTAAGCGGCCTGAACCAGAGTCTTGTTCACATTGAACTACCAGCCTTCCTGACCACGTCTCCGGAAACCGACGCGCACCAGCTGGCGAGACTGCTGTTGGCACACCAGCTCAACGCCGCCCTGGTGATCGATAGCTCCGGACAGCCTGCAGGTATAGTCACTAGCACCGACTACCTCCGACTCTATGCCAGTGCAGGTCGTCACGAAGGAATCGTCTAG